CCCGACCAGATCGTGCCGAACGAGCAGCCGCTGCTGCCGGGCACCGAGTTCCACGGCGTGCTGGCCAGCGGCCACCCGATGTTCCCGCCGGAGTTCACCCGGTTCACCGACCAGGACGGCGTCGAGCAGCTCCAGGTCTTCACGCTGCTGCCGGTGACCCTCGGCGAGCTCAACTACATCCTCGACCACGGCGTCACCGCGCTGCGCCAGCAGTGGGCGCGCTTCGAGGTCGACGTCTTCGACCTCGGCCGCCCGAGCGTCGCCTGACCGGCGTCCCCTCGGCCCGCCGGCCCGGGGGCGGGGTGACAGGATCGAGGGCATGGACCCTGCGGTGATCGACCTGGCGGACCTGGACGCGGTGCGGGTGTACGCGCTGCCGATGCGCAACGAGTTCCGCGGGGTCACGGTGCGGCGCGGGGTGCTGCTCAGCGGTCCGGCCGGGTGGGGCGAGTTCTGCCCGTTCGAGGACTACGACGACGCACAGGCGGTGCCGTGGCTCACCGCCGCGCTGGAGGCGTGCACCCAGGAGTGGCCGGAGCCGGTGCGCAGCAGCGTCCCGGTGAACTGCACGGTCCCGGCGGTGCCCGCGGAGAAGGCGCACGCCATCGTCGCCGCCTCCGGCTGCCGCACCGCGAAGGTCAAGGTCGCCGAGCCCGGGCAGAGCGCGGGCGAGGACGTCGAGCGCGTCGCCGCCGTGCGGGACGCGCTGGGGCCCGGCGGCGCGATCCGCGTGGACGCCAACGCCGCCTGGGACGTCGACACCGCGGTCGCCCGGATCCGCGAGCTGGACCGGGCCGCAGGCGGCCTGGAGTACGCCGAGCAGCCCTGCCCGTCGGTGGACGAGCTCGCCGCGGTCCGGCGCCAGGTGGACGTGCGCATCGCGGCCGACGAGAGCATCCGGCGTGCCGAGGACCCGCTGCGCGTCGCGGTGGCCGAGGCGGCGGACGTGGCGATCATCAAGGCCACGCCGCTGGGCGGGGTGCGCCGCGCGCTGCGCGTGGCCGAGGCGTGCGGGTTGCCGTGCGTGGTGTCGTCGGCGGTGGAGACGAGCATCGGCCTCTCCGCGCAGCTCGCCCTGGCCGGGGCGCTGCCGGAGCTGCCGTTCGCCTGCGGCCTGGGCACGGTGGCGCTGCTGGACGGCGACGTCGTCGCGGACTCCCTGCTCCCGGTCGACGGGCGGCTCCCGGTGCCGCGCCGCCCGCCGGAACCGGCCCCGGCGCTGGTCGCCGCGGCCACCCCCACGGCGGAGGTGCAGCAGTACTGGCTGGAACGCCTCCGCCGGGTCAACGCCCTGCGCCGCGCCTGACGGGCACGGTGGGGCGGGCCCACCGTGCCCGTGACGGTCTCAGCCGCGACGGCGGCGGCGACGGCGGACGAGCCGGAAGACCACGCCGAGCACGACGACCGCCACCGCGATCGGGGCGAACCGCTTGAGCACCGGGGCGCCCGCGGTGCCGAGCAGGTCGATCGCCTCGTCCGAGGAGGTCTCGCCACCGGTGACGATCGCGTCCGCGCGGCGCGACGGCTGCTCCTTCGCCGAGCTGGAGAAGTCGCTGCCCCCGGCCGCCGGCGTGACCCGCCAGCTCGGCTCCTCCTTCTTGCTCGCGGGACCCGACCCGTCGGTGGAGCCGGCCTCCGCGGCCGCGGGCTTCGCCGCGGCGGGCTCGGCTGCGGCGGCCTCGGCGGGCTTGCTGGCCGCCGGGGCGCCCTCCTCGGTGAGCTGCTTGGCGAGGTTCGCCGCGAACTGGTCGATGATCTTGCCGCCGACCTCGGAGATCAGGCCGCGGCCCAGCTGCGCGGGCTTGCCGGTGACCTTGAGGTCGGTGTCGACGGTGACCGCGGTGCCCTCGCCCTCCTCGGTGAGGACCGCGGTGACGGTCGCCGCGGCGGTCCCGCTGCCGCGGGAGTCCTTGCCGCTGGCGTCGATGACCACGCGCCGGGCCTTCTCGTCGACCTCCTTGAACGTGCCGGTCCCCTTGTACAGCAGGGTCACCGGTCCGAGCTTGACCTTCACCGAGCCGGAGAACTCGTTGCCCTCGGCCTTGGTGAGCTTGGCACCGGGCATGCACGGTGCGACCCGCTCCGGGTCGAGCAGCGCCTGCCACGCCACCTCGACCGGTGCCGGAACGCTGAACTGGTGCTGCATCTGCACGGGGATGTCCTCCTGGTTCGAACTCGGCCCGGCGGGCCGTCCTTGTGCTGAGGCGTCTCCCTCCAGCTTCCCAGCCCGAGCGCCCCACCGATACCCCGTTCGGATCATCGGGGAGTTCGCCTCCGCGGCGGCGTGCCCGGGTCCGACCGGCCGCCCCGGGGCCGGGCCGGCCGCGGCTCGCCCCGCGGCCGGCCCGGGGCTCGCGCCTACCCGCCCGCGGCGGTGAGCACCGCCCGGCCGGTGAGCACCTCGGCGAGGTGCTTGCGGTAGTCGACGTCGGCGCTGGCGTCGGCGGTCGGGCTGGTGCCCTCGGTGGCGTGCCGCGCCGCCTCGCGCACGGCCTCCGCCGTCGCGGGCCGGCCGACCAGGGCCTGCTCCACCCCGGTCGCGCGGACCGGCGTCGGCCCCATGTTGGTCAGCCCGATGCGGGCTTCGGCGATCTGCCCGTCCTCGACCCGCACCGCGGCCGCCACGCCGACGATGGACCACGCCTGCGCCACCCGGTTGAACTTCTCGTAGTGCGCGCGCCAGCCGGTCCACTTCGGCAACCGCACCTCGACCAGCAGTTCGCCCGGTTCCAGCACGGTGGTGAAGTAGTCGACGAAGAACTCCGACGCCGGCACGGTGCGCCGACCGGACGGCCCGGCCAGCACCATCTCCGCGTCCAGCGCGAGCGCCGGGGCGGGCAGGTCACCGGCCGGGTCGGCGTGCGCGAGCGACCCGCCGAAGGTGCCGCGGTGCCGCACCTGCGGGTCGGCGACGGTGCGGGTGGCCAGCGCGATGAGCTCGGCGTGCTGCTGCACCAGCGGGTCCCGCAGCACGTCGTGGTGGGTCGTCATCGCGCCGATGACCAGCGCGTCGCCGTCCTCGCGGACGCCGCGCAGCTCCTCGATGCGGTTGAGGTCGACCAGCAGCTGCGGGTCGGCCAGCCGCATCCGCAGCACCGGCAGCAGGCTCTGCCCGCCGGCCAGCACCTTGCCCTCGTCACCGACCTGGGCCAGCGCCGTGACCGCTTCCTCCACTGTGGAGGGTGCGACGTACTCGAACTGGGCGGGGATCACCGGGCACCTCCCTGGGGGTCGACCGAACCGAGTCCGCCACCGGCTTCCGGTGCGGTGGCACCGCTCGCGCGGGCGCCGGTGATGGCGCGCCACACCCGCTGCGGCGAGCACGGCATCTCCACGTCGGAGACGCCCATCGGCCGCAGCGCGTCCACGATCGCGTTCACCACGGCCGGGGTCGAGGCGATGGTGCCCGCCTCGCCGACGCCCTTGACGCCCAGGACGTTCGAGGTCGCCCGCGTCTCGGTGCGGTCGGTGGTGAACTCCGGCAGGTCGGCCGCCGACGGCACCAGGTAGTCGGCCAGCGTGCCGGTGGTGAGGGTGCCGCTCTCGTCGTACACGGCCTCCTCGAACAGCGCCTGCGCGATGCCCTGCGCGAGCCCGCCGTGCACCTGGCCCTCCACGATCAGCGGGTTGACCACGGTGCCGATGTCGTCCACGCAGACGTACTCGCGGATCTTCACCTGCCCGGTCTCGGTGTCCACCTCGGTCGCGCACAGGTGGGTGCCGTGCGGGAAGGAGAAGTTCTCCGGGTCGAAGGTGGCCTCGGCGTCCAGGTTCGGCTCGACCCCGTCGGGCAGGTCGTGCGCGGCGAACGCGGCGAGCGCCACCTCGCCGAGCGCGGTGCCCCGGTCGGTGCCGCGGACCCCGAAGCGCCCGGAGGTGAACTCCACGTCGTCCTCGCTGCACTCCAGCATGTGCGCGGCGATCTTCTTGGCCTTCTCGATCACCTTGTCGGCCGCCTGCACCACCGCCATGCCGCCGACGGCCAGCGACCGCGACCCGTAGGTGTCCAGGCCCTTCGGCGAGACCTGGGTGTCGCCGTGCAGCACCTCGACGTCCTCGAACGGCACGCCCAAGCGGTCGGCCACGATCTGGCTCCACGCCGTCTCGTGCCCCTGCCCGTGCGGCGAGGACCCGGTGACGACCTCCACCTTGCCGGTCGGCAGCACGCGGATCGAGGCGTGCTCCCACCCGCCCGCGCCGTAGGACAGCGAGCCCAGCACCCGCGACGGGGCCAGGCCGCACATCTCGGTGAACGTCGAGATGCCGATGCCCAGCTGCACCGTGTCACCCCGGCGGCGCCGCTCCTCCTGCTCCTCGCGCAAGCCCTGGTAGCCGAACAGCTCCAGCGCCTTGTCGGTGGCGGCCTCGTAGTTGCCGGAGTCGTAGGTCAGCCCGGCGACCGTGGTGTACGGGAACTCGTCGTGGTTGATCCAGTTCTTGCGCCGCAGCTCCACCGGGTCCATGCCGAGCTCGGCGGCGAGCTCGTCCACCATCCGCTCGATGGCGAAGGTCGCCTCCGGGCGTCCGGCGCCGCGGTAGGCGTCCGTCGGCGTCTTGTTGGTGAACACGTTGGTGCAGCTGAAGTGGTACGCCGGGATCTTGTAGATCGCGTTGAACATGAAGGCGCCCAGGATCGGCACGCCCGGCGTGACCAGCCGCAGGTAGGCGCCCATGTCGGCGAGCAGCTCGACCTTCAGCCCGGTGATCGTGCCGTCCCGGGTGGCCGCCATCGACAGCTTCTGGACCTGGTCTCTGCCGTGGTGGGCCGACACCATCGTCTCGGAGCGGGTCTCGGTCCACTTCACCGGCCGGCCGAGCTTGCGGGCCAGCACGAAGGCGATGAACTCCTCCGGCGTCACCTGCAGCTTGCCGCCGAAACCGCCGCCCACGTCCGGGGCGATGACCCGGATCTTCTGCTCCGGCACGCCCAGCGACATGGCCAGCATCAGCCGCAGGATGTGCGGCACCTGGGTGGCCGACCACACGGTGATCTGCTCGCCGGTCGGGTCGACGACCACCGAGCGCGGCTCCATGAACGCCGGGATCAGCCGCTGCTGCCGGAAGGTCCGGTCGATGCGCACCTCGGCGTTGCGCAGCGCTTCCTCGACGTCCCCACCGGTGCCGGCCTCCGCCGAGTCGAAGGTCCAGGTGGCGTTGCGGTTGGTGCCCAGGTCCTCGTGCACCAGCGGAGAACCCGGCTGCAGCGCGGACTCCATGTCGAGCACCACCGGCAGGTCGTCGTAGTCGACGTCGATGGCGTCCAGCGCGTCGCGCGCCTCGGCCGCGCTGCGGGCGGCGACGACCGCGACCGCCTCACCGGCGAAGCGCACCTCGTCGACCGCCATCGGCGGGGCCGCCGGGGCCTTCATGTCCTCGGTGATCGGCCAGGCGCACGGCAGGCTGCCCTGCTCGTCGGCCAGGTCGCGGCCGGTGAACACCGCGGTGACGCCGGACATCCGCCGCGCGGCCTCGGTGTCGATCGACCGGATGCGGGCGTGCGCGACCGGGCTGCGCAGGATCGCCAGGTGCAGGGTGCCCGCGGGGGTGATGTTGTCGGTCCAGCGGGTGCGGCCGGTGATCAGCCGCGCGTCCTCCTTGCGCTTGCGGGAACGTCCCAGTTCGGGTTCCACGACCGAGGTCATGCCTGCTGTCCTCCCGTCACCTTCGGCTGGGCGTGCTCGTCAGCGGGCGTGCGCGGTGCTGGGGCGTCTCCGGTCCGTTCCGCCTCCGGCCCGGCTCCCGGTTCCATGCGCTGGGCGGCGTCGGAGACCGCGCGGACGATGTTCTGGTAGCCGGTGCAGCGGCAGAGGTTGCCCTCCATGCCTTCCCGGATCTGCTGGTCGTCGGGGTCGCGCACCTCGGCGAGCAGGTCCAGCGCCTGCATGATCATCCCGGGGGTGCAGAACCCGCACTGCAGGGCGTGGTTGTCGTGGAAGGCCTGCTGCAGCGGGTGCAGCCGGCCGTCCTGGGCGAGACCTTCGATGGTGGTCACGTCATGTCCGTCGGCCTGCACAGCGAGGACGGAACAGGACTTCACGCTGCGGCCGTCCAGGTGGACGGTGCACGCGCCGCAGTTGCTGGTGTCGCAACCGACGACGGTGCCCACCTTGCCCAGTCGCTCGCGGAGGTACTGCACGAGCAACAGGCGCGGTTCCACCTCATCGGTGTAGTGCGTGCCGTCGACGTTGACGGTGATGCGCGGCATTTGGGCGGCCTCCTCGGAGGAACTGGCCCGCGGTGCGCGGACGATCGGGAACCTGGACTACTCCGCCTGGGTGACGGGCGTCACATCGGTAGAGCCTGCTACGCCACACAGGCGCGGGCAAGCGCGCAAACGGCTGGCTACCTGATCGCGTTCCGTAGCGACCGGGGCAGTGCCGGCGGAATGGAGTGGAGGAACGCGGAGATCAGCCCCACCGTCCGCAGTTGATGACGACGCCGCAGGAGTTCGCCCGCCATTCCCGCTTCACCGATCCGGGCGAGTACGCGCCGCTGCTCGAGGCGCTGCCCACGGACGTCCGGCAGCTGGTGGGCGTCACCGGCGGCCTGGTGGTGCACTACCGGGGTGCCAGGATCCCGTTCACCGGTGACCGGCTCGCCGAGATCGACTCGCGCTGGGCCGAGCGCCTGCTCGCCACCGACCAGAGCCGGTTCCCGGTGCCGCTGACCGAGCCGCGCCCGCTGGAGGAGCGGGTGGTCGGCTGCTGCCGGGACGTCACGCTGCTGACCGTCGCGGCGCTGCGCCAGCACGGGATCCCCGCCCGCAGCCGCGTGGGCTTCGCCGCCTACTTCCACGAGGGCTTCCACGCCGACCACGTGGTCGTCGAGCACTGGGACGGGCAGCGCTGGGTCCTCGCCGACGCCCAGCTGGACCAGGCGGACTGGCCGTTCGACACCTGTGACGTCCCGTGCGGCGCGACCTCGGCGCCGTTCGCCACCGCGGCGCAGGTGTGGACCGCGCACCGGCGCGGCGAGGTCGACGTGGACCGCTACGGGGTCGGCCCGGACCACCCGATGCGCGGCGGGTGGTTCGTGGCGAACTGCGTGCTGCGCGAGCTGGCGCACCGCCGTCGCGACGAGCTGCTGCTCTGGGACTTCTGGGGCGCGCTGGTGACCACCGACGACGCCGTCGACGTGGAGTTGGTGGACGAGGTCGCGGCGCTCCTGCTGGCCGCCGACGAGGGCGACGAGGCCGCCGAGCGCGAGCTGGCCCACCGCTACGCCACCGACCCGAGGCTGCCCCCGGGCGCGCGGGTGCGCTGCTCCTCCCCGTCCGGTGTGGACACCCTCGTCGACCTCACCTGACCCGGACCGTCGCCCCTGGCACGGCGGTCGCGACGGGTGCCGGTCCCCACCGACCGCACCACGGAACCCCCGACCTCACGGCCCCGGAAGAGGGCACCTCCCCGACCGGGGGAAAGTGCCCCTCACGCCTGCCGGGGGCGGGGTCCGTCGGGTCAGGAGTCGTCGGGGGTGTGGCGGGGGTGGTCGGTGTGGTGGTGGATGGGGCCGTCGAGTTCGGCGAGGCGGACGCCGCGACCGCCCCAGCGCAGGGCGATCAGCTCCGCCGCGATGGACACCGCCGTCTCCTCCGGGGTGCGGGCGCCCAGGTCGAGGCCGATCGGGGAGGACAGCTTGGCCAGCTCCTCCTCGGTGAGGCCCTCCTCGCGGAGCCGGCGGAGCCGGTCCTCGTGGGTCCGGCGCGACCCCATGGCGCCCACGTAGCCGAGGTCCAGCCGCAGCGCCTCCTTGAGCACCGGCACGTCGAACTTCGGGTCGTGGGTGAGCACCATGACCGCGGTGCGCTCGTCCACCCGCCCCGCCGCCGCCTCGGCCGCCAGGTAGCGGTGCGGCCAGTCCACGACCACGTCGTCGACACCGGGGAACCGGCTGTGCGTGGCGAACACCGGCCGCGCGTCGCACACCGTCACGCGGTAGCCGAGGAAGCCGCCCATCCGGGCCATCGCGGCGGCGAAGTCGATCGCGCCGAACACCAGCATCCGCGGCGGCGGCTCGAAGGAGTTCACGAACACCCGCAGGCCCTCGCCGCGCCGCTGCCCCTCGGGGCCGTACTCGATGGCCCCGCTGCGGCCGCTGGCCAGCATGCCGCGCGCGTCGTCGAGGACCGCGTCGTCGATCCGGTCCGACCCCAGGCTGCCGCTGCTGCGGTCGCGCCAGACCAGCAGGTGGGCGCCGACCCGCGCCGCGTCGGGGTGCTCCACGACGGTGACGACCGCGACCGGTTCCTCGGCGCGCACCGACGCGGCGACCTCGTCGAGGCCGGGGAAGGTCTCGCGGTCCACCCGCTCCACGAACACGTCCAGGATCCCGCCGCAGGTCAGTCCGACCGCGAACGCGTCGTCGTCGCTGACGCCGTAGCGGCGCACCACCGGCTCGGAGCCCGCGAGCACCGCGGTCGCCTCGTCGTAGACCGCGCCCTCGACGCAGCCGCCCGACACGCTGCCGAAGGCCTGGCCGTCGCTGGTCACCAGCATCGAGGCCCCCGGAGGGCGCGGCGCCGAGCGGAACGTCGCCACCACGGTGCCCAGCCCGACGGACTCGCCCGCCTCCCAGCGCTTGGTCAACTCATCCAGCACGTCGCGCACAGCGCACCTCCGCTCTCACCGCACCGCCCGACCGAGCACCACCGGCGCGGGACCTGACCCGAACCGGCTCCACGGTCCGTTCGCCGCGCCGGGGATCCGCGACTCCGAGGGGACTCCCGTGGGAGTCGCGTCCGGAGCCCCCGGGAACCGCTGCTAGTCCTCGCACTTCGCCCCTCCGACACCACGTCGGGACAACCGGCGGACCCATGACCACACGTCCTCGAGCGAACGCAGGCTGTGCCCGGCCACCATCCGGTCAACGTGCGGCATGGCCGCAACAATCCCGGACTGCACGGGTTGGTACCCGTCGTGCCCGGCGTGCGGGTTCGCCCAGATCACCGCACGGGCCAACCGCCGCAGCCGCCGCATCTGGTCGGCGAGCTCGGTGGCGTCACCGCGCTCCCAGCCGTCGGAGAACAGCACGACCACCGACCCGCGCGCGATGCCCCGCTGGCCCCACCGGTCCAGGAACACCCGCAGCGTCTCGCCGAGCCGGGTGCCCCCGGAGAAGTCCGGCACCGCGTGGGACGCGGCCAGCAGCGCGGCCTCCGGGTCCCGCTGCCGCAGCTGCCTGCTCACCCGCGTCAACCGCGTGCCGAGCGTGAAGACCTCGGTGCTGGCGGGCGACCTGCGCACCACCACGTGCGCGAACCGCAGCAGCGCGTCCGCGTACGGGCTCATCGACCCCGAGACGTCGACCAGCAGCACCACCCGCCGCGGCCGGTGGGAGCGCCGCTGCCGCCGCAGCCGCACCGGCTCACCGCCCGAGCGCAGCATCTCGCGCAGCGTGGCCCGGGAGCTCAACGTGCCGCGCTGGTTCGGGCGGCGGCGCAGCGCCGGGCGCGACGGCGGGTCGGGGCGCAGCACCGCGAGGAGTCGCCGCAGGTGCTCGCGCTCGGCGACGCCGAGCTCGGACAGGTCGCGGCGGCGCAGCACCTCGGCGTCGCTGGCCGCGGCCGCCAACGGGCGGTCCTCCCCCTCGGCCCCCGCGCCGGCGTCGGCCGGGGCCAGCGCCGCGATCTGCGAGGGCCGCGGCTGCGGCCGGCCCACCGGCTCCGCGGACACCCCGTCCCCGCCGAACCAGGCGGTGAACGCGGCGTCGTAGCGCGGCACGTCGTCGGGGTCGGAGCACAGCGTCAGGCGGCCCGCCCAGTAGAGCGCGTCGCGGTCGAGGCCGACCTCCTCGACGGCGGCGAGGAAGGCCTGCACCCGCGTCGGCCCGCAGGCCATGCCGGAGTGCCGCAGCGCACGGGCGAACCCGACGAGCCCGGTCACGGTGTGCATCGCGCCCCTCCAGCCGGCGTCAGCGCTCGGCGGCCAGCACGCCCGCCGCGCGGACCCGCTCCGCGTCCTCGCGGTACTTCAGCACCGCGCCCAGCGTGGTCGCCGCGACCTCGGTGTCCAGCTCGTCCTGCCCGAGCGCCTGCAGCGCCTGCGCCCAGTCCAGCGCCTCGGCCACCCCCGGCGGCTTGAGCAGCTCCATCTGCCGCATCCGCTGCAGGGTCGCGGCCACCTGCTGCGCCAGTCGCTCGTCCAGCCCCGGCAGCCGGCGCCGCAGGATCGCGACCTCGCGCTCCAGGTCCGGGTGCTCCAGCCAGTGGTACAGGCAGCGCCGCTTCAGGGCGTCGTGCACCTCGCGGGTCCGGTTGGAGGTGAGCACGACGATCGGCGGCTCGGGCGCCGACACCACCCCGAACTCCGGGATGGTGACCGCGTACTCCGACAGCACCTCCAGCAGGAACGCCTCGAACTCGTCGTCGGCGCGGTCGATCTCGTCGACCAGCAGCACGCACGGCGCTTCCTGCAGCGCCCGCAGCAGCGGCCGGGCCAGCAGGAACCGGCGGGTGTAGAGCGAGGACTCGGCGGCCTCGGCGTCCAGCTCGCCCCCGGAGGCCGCCTCCAGCGTGCGCAGGTGCAGCAGCTGCCGCGGGAAGTCCCAGTCGTAGAGCGCCTGGGCCGCGTCGATGCCCTCGTGGCACTGCAGCCGGATCAGGTCCACCCCGAGCGCGCTGGCCAGGGCCTGCGCGAGCGCGGTCTTGCCGGTGCCCGGCTCGCCCTCGCACAGCAGCGGGCGACGCATCCGCATCGCCAGGAACGCCGCAGTCGCGATGCCGTCGTCGGGCAGGTACCCGGTGCCGTCCAGCGCCTTGGCGACCTCGGCCGGGGACTTGAAGTCGAACGCGTCATCCACCGCCATACCGCGAGCGTAGGCGACCGAACGGCTCGGTGGCGATCATCGGATCACCCAGCAGGCACGTGCCTGCCCCCGTCGGTGCCTGTGCGGACCTCCAGGCCGGGCCAGGCGGCTGCTGCGTGTCAGGCCCGCCCGCGCGCGTCGATAGGATCGCGGCGACCTCGGAAGGGGGCGCTTTGAGCCGGTTCAGCGGGTTGCCCGCGCACATCGAGAAGCACGTCGGCCGGGTCCGCGGCGCCGACAGCAGCGTCACCAGCAGCGGCCGCGACCGCGGCTACCACCTGGTGTACTGCGACCACCCGGACGGCGCGCACGTCACCGTCCTGACCAGCGGCCTGCGCGACCGCACCGCGGGCGCGCCGCTGCCCCAGGAGCTGCTGTGCACGCTCAAGGCCGACCAGGAGCTGCACGCCCGCCACCTGACCGGTGTGGTCGCCGAACTGCTGACCGAGTCGAACAGCCGCGTCGGGTACGGCGCGTTGATCATGAACGACCGCGTGCTGCTGCCGGACACCGAGATCGCCGGGGCCCTGGCCGCGCCCCACCCGTACCTCGACGACGAGTTCGACGTCCTCCTCGACGACACCGGCGAGCCGGTCCTGCAGCTCATCACACTCGTCCCGATCACCCGGAACGAGGCCCAGCTGGTCGCCCGCTACGGCCGGGACGCGCTCTACGACCGCTGGGAGGAGAAGGGCACCGACCTGCTGGACGTGCACCGGCCCTGCAGCGCCTGACCCGCCGCGGCGTCGGGGGTGGGTCGGGGCCGGGTCAGGGACCGCCTCCGGGGCGTTCCGGACCCGCCGGGGCGCCTCTCGCGCCACGATCGAAGCATGACCGACGAGATCCCCCACACCACCAGCACCGAGACACCGGAGCGGAAGTTCCGGCGCAGCCGCGACGAGCGGATGATCGCCGGCCTGTGCGGCGGGGCCGCCGAGGCGCTCGGCGTGGACGCCACCCTGGTCCGGGTCGCGCTGATCGCCCTGACGCTGTTCGGCTTCGGCTCCGGGATCCTCTTCTACCTGGCCTGCTGGCTGGTCGTCCCGGAGGAGTGATCAGCGCAGCCCGGGCGCCTGCTCGATGAAGGTGTCCAGCACGCCGTCGCCGACGTAGACCGTCCCCTGCGGGAGGACCTTGTCGGGCTCGGTGCGGATCTCGGCCGCGCGCGCCGCGAGCCGCTGGGCCTCGCCGAAGCGGGCGGACGCCGCGGCCTCGTCGCCCTCGGCCCGCGCCTCCAGGCCGTCGACCGTGCGCACCAGCGCCTGTCCCCAGAGCTCGGTCGCGGCCAGCCACGGCTCCGTCTCCTCGACGAAGGCCGGTGGCGCTCCCGCACGGACCCGCCCCGGCGCCTCCGCGACCGCCTGCGCGTACCCGCGCAGCTCCCGCACCGCGCCCGCGCGGTCGCCGCTGTGCCAGTCGGACCGGAACTGGTCGAAGCGCCGCGCCAGCTCGGGTGCCTGCGGCAGCC
This region of Saccharopolyspora hordei genomic DNA includes:
- a CDS encoding suppressor of fused domain protein, coding for MSRFSGLPAHIEKHVGRVRGADSSVTSSGRDRGYHLVYCDHPDGAHVTVLTSGLRDRTAGAPLPQELLCTLKADQELHARHLTGVVAELLTESNSRVGYGALIMNDRVLLPDTEIAGALAAPHPYLDDEFDVLLDDTGEPVLQLITLVPITRNEAQLVARYGRDALYDRWEEKGTDLLDVHRPCSA
- a CDS encoding PspC domain-containing protein; this encodes MTDEIPHTTSTETPERKFRRSRDERMIAGLCGGAAEALGVDATLVRVALIALTLFGFGSGILFYLACWLVVPEE